One part of the Dyadobacter sp. 676 genome encodes these proteins:
- a CDS encoding histidine kinase, with translation MASLNTRQKREVAVHIGIWATILLLPYLVSSAGEGYKIGGLPAAFFVMAGIIHAAIFYFNAFYLYPELANSRRWWLYVPCAAALIAASFAVKYQLIVRLFPEIMLKNSGGLVFGPSIFVFAASIAYRRITDGIRKERARKEYEAQQVAAELKLLRSQVNPHFLFNVLTNMVALARQKSDRLEGALIRLADLMRYMTYDTQATQVTLQQETDYLKSYIELQKLRFSDAMRIELAIQTDADGLPIEPMVLIPFVENAFKHGASWLDEPYVSIDLKVAGGLLALRVENPYDSHPDAAKDDHSGIGLENVRTRLKLIYPDKHSLVIDDRNNIFTITLNLNLL, from the coding sequence ATGGCATCTTTAAACACGCGGCAGAAACGGGAGGTTGCAGTCCATATCGGCATATGGGCCACTATTCTGCTCCTGCCTTATCTGGTGTCGTCGGCCGGTGAAGGGTACAAGATCGGTGGCCTGCCGGCTGCGTTTTTTGTGATGGCGGGAATAATCCATGCGGCCATTTTTTATTTCAATGCATTTTATCTCTATCCCGAATTGGCCAATAGCAGGCGCTGGTGGCTGTATGTGCCCTGCGCGGCCGCGTTGATCGCGGCTTCGTTCGCCGTTAAATACCAGCTCATTGTCCGGTTATTTCCCGAAATAATGCTGAAAAATTCGGGCGGGCTGGTGTTTGGTCCTTCCATATTTGTTTTCGCGGCGAGCATTGCCTACCGACGAATCACCGACGGAATACGCAAAGAACGTGCACGGAAAGAATACGAAGCGCAACAAGTGGCCGCCGAACTGAAATTGCTGCGGTCGCAAGTTAACCCGCATTTTCTTTTCAACGTGCTGACGAACATGGTCGCACTGGCAAGGCAGAAGTCCGACCGGCTCGAAGGGGCGCTCATCCGCCTGGCCGACCTCATGCGGTACATGACGTACGACACCCAGGCGACGCAGGTAACCCTGCAACAGGAAACGGATTATCTCAAAAGTTACATTGAACTGCAAAAGCTGCGTTTTTCGGACGCTATGCGCATCGAGCTGGCTATTCAAACAGACGCCGACGGTTTGCCCATTGAACCGATGGTGCTGATCCCTTTTGTGGAAAATGCCTTCAAGCATGGTGCCTCCTGGCTCGACGAACCTTATGTTTCAATCGATCTCAAGGTAGCCGGCGGGCTTCTCGCGCTCAGGGTTGAAAATCCCTACGATTCCCATCCCGACGCCGCGAAGGACGACCACTCGGGTATAGGCTTGGAAAATGTACGTACAAGGCTGAAACTTATCTACCCCGACAAACACAGCCTGGTTATCGACGATCGCAATAATATTTTTACAATAACCCTGAATCTGAACTTATTATGA
- a CDS encoding TonB-dependent receptor, with protein MISNAFTTKLIVTATGLVLALTAGAQTRINGEVTGPLGEAIPGAHIRFKGSRTGTVADSLGKFEFTTTRRGTQTLLVSSVGFKTHQQTITLTDSSLTLSIVLDDAANTLEVVTVSAGSFEASDKAKGASLTPIDAYTVAGNGGDISNALRALPGAQQVGEREGLFVRGGTNDETKMFVDGTLMKNPNYASVPGIMQPARVNLFLFKGVLFNTGGYSALYGQAMSSALILESIDLPEKSSANFSVFPSNLGAGFQHLSRSGRSSYGGGLAYSNQRLYNKVVRQRPDYYRGPEYTSANANIRLKTGKTGMLKAYAAYAESNIGMRNADVDSASLRSDFRLKNPNFYGTTSYRTDLGANWRLDAGLAYTLDKNSILNRLLTGDNEPIAIPRAPFSAKNSDITVRSHFAQARAVLTRGFDRNQALRFGGETFYFHDIQNYNGDKKVSPRPAIGYFYRERLAHRRARCIPAGVTGRVFDPSAQSGDSPAGEPGIPPRCRQSAESGLWYFLPKTRKQVPFPKSALRVFAIGALCAELFQKG; from the coding sequence ATGATTTCCAATGCATTTACAACCAAACTCATCGTAACGGCGACCGGCCTGGTGTTGGCCCTCACAGCCGGGGCGCAGACGCGCATCAACGGCGAAGTGACCGGCCCGCTCGGCGAAGCCATTCCCGGTGCCCATATCCGCTTCAAAGGCTCACGCACAGGCACCGTGGCCGACTCGCTGGGCAAATTTGAATTCACGACAACCCGGCGTGGTACCCAGACGCTCCTGGTCTCGTCGGTCGGCTTCAAAACGCACCAGCAAACGATAACGCTCACCGACAGTTCGCTTACACTCTCCATTGTCCTCGATGACGCTGCCAATACCCTCGAGGTAGTCACCGTCAGCGCCGGCAGTTTCGAGGCCAGCGACAAGGCCAAGGGCGCTTCGCTCACGCCTATCGACGCGTATACCGTGGCCGGCAATGGCGGCGACATTTCCAATGCGTTGCGGGCGCTCCCGGGTGCACAGCAGGTAGGCGAGCGCGAGGGGCTGTTTGTACGTGGTGGTACCAACGACGAAACGAAGATGTTCGTGGACGGTACGCTGATGAAGAACCCCAACTATGCTTCTGTGCCGGGCATTATGCAGCCGGCACGCGTTAATCTGTTTCTTTTTAAAGGCGTACTGTTCAACACCGGTGGTTATTCGGCATTGTACGGGCAGGCCATGAGCAGCGCGCTGATCCTGGAAAGCATCGATCTGCCGGAAAAGAGCTCCGCCAATTTCAGCGTATTTCCGTCGAACCTCGGAGCGGGCTTCCAGCATTTGTCCAGGTCGGGCCGGAGCAGTTACGGCGGCGGGCTCGCTTACAGCAATCAGAGGTTATACAACAAAGTCGTGCGGCAGCGCCCCGACTACTACCGGGGCCCGGAATATACCAGCGCCAATGCCAACATTCGCCTCAAAACCGGAAAAACGGGAATGCTGAAAGCATACGCCGCCTACGCCGAAAGCAATATCGGAATGCGCAATGCCGATGTCGACAGCGCGTCGCTCCGCTCCGATTTCAGGTTGAAAAACCCCAACTTTTACGGGACCACCAGCTACCGGACGGATTTAGGGGCAAACTGGCGCTTGGACGCGGGCCTTGCCTATACTCTTGACAAAAACAGTATCCTCAACCGCCTTCTGACCGGAGACAACGAGCCCATAGCCATTCCCCGCGCACCATTTTCAGCTAAAAACAGCGATATAACCGTCCGGTCGCATTTCGCGCAGGCGCGGGCGGTGCTCACCCGCGGCTTCGACCGCAACCAGGCGTTGCGTTTCGGCGGCGAAACTTTTTATTTCCACGACATTCAGAACTACAATGGCGACAAAAAAGTCTCTCCGCGACCAGCTATCGGCTATTTTTATCGAGAGCGACTTGCACATCGGCGAGCACGTTGCATTCCGGCCGGGGTTACGGGGCGAGTATTCGACCCTTCTGCGCAAAGCGGTGATAGCCCCGCGGGCGAGCCTGGGATACCGCCTCGGTGCCGGCAGTCAGCTGAATCTGGCCTATGGTATTTTTTACCAAAAACCCGAAAACAGGTACCTTTTCCAAAATCGGCACTTAGGGTTTTCGCAATCGGAGCATTATGTGCTGAATTATTCCAAAAAGGCTAA
- a CDS encoding tail fiber protein codes for MDPFVAEIRIFPFNFAPKGWAWCDGQILPLSQNTALFSLLGTTYGGNGKSTFALPDLQGSAPMHPGQGPGLSLHDLGEAGGSETVSLINSEIPFHNHQIRAVAEPADLKTPGGYSLAASTQGKVYASGAPNTQMAPNQIAPAGGSLPHNNMMPYLTVYFCIALQGVFPPRG; via the coding sequence ATGGATCCTTTCGTAGCAGAAATAAGAATATTCCCGTTCAATTTTGCGCCCAAAGGCTGGGCCTGGTGCGATGGGCAGATTTTGCCGCTTTCGCAAAACACCGCATTGTTTTCACTTCTCGGCACAACCTACGGAGGCAATGGCAAATCCACCTTTGCATTGCCGGATTTACAGGGGTCCGCTCCTATGCACCCGGGGCAAGGGCCCGGCCTTTCGCTTCACGACCTGGGCGAAGCGGGCGGTTCTGAAACAGTGTCGTTGATCAACAGCGAAATTCCCTTTCACAACCATCAGATCCGGGCCGTGGCGGAACCAGCCGACCTGAAAACCCCTGGCGGCTACTCGCTGGCCGCGTCGACACAAGGCAAAGTATACGCCTCCGGAGCGCCCAATACGCAAATGGCGCCAAACCAGATCGCGCCGGCCGGCGGAAGCCTGCCGCACAACAATATGATGCCATACCTGACGGTCTATTTTTGCATCGCGTTGCAAGGGGTGTTCCCGCCGCGCGGCTGA
- a CDS encoding LytTR family DNA-binding domain-containing protein — MMRCLAVDDEKLVLDLLIDNIRQVPYLTLVKTARNAMEAIEILQNEPIDLLFLDIQMPRLSGLQFLKSLPDPPLVILVTAYDKYALEGFELNVVDYLLKPVSMERFLKACNRAYELFQLKQKTPDSNPPKALPDFFVNVEYSLVKIMAADVAWVEGLKDYVKIYLSSAPKPVITRMTFKALEEKLPEPGFVRTHKSYLVAAQKITAVKRDFVMIGTTEIPVSEHYKDNLRKILNISGE, encoded by the coding sequence ATGATGCGATGTCTGGCCGTTGATGATGAAAAACTCGTGCTCGACCTCCTGATCGATAATATCCGGCAGGTGCCCTACCTCACCCTGGTCAAAACGGCGCGCAATGCGATGGAAGCCATTGAAATATTACAAAATGAGCCTATCGACCTCCTCTTTCTCGATATCCAAATGCCGCGGCTCAGCGGTCTGCAGTTCCTGAAAAGCCTCCCCGACCCTCCCCTGGTGATCCTCGTTACGGCCTATGACAAATATGCATTGGAAGGTTTCGAGCTGAATGTAGTCGATTATCTGCTCAAACCCGTGAGTATGGAGCGCTTTCTGAAAGCCTGCAACCGTGCCTACGAACTGTTTCAACTCAAACAGAAAACGCCGGATTCCAATCCGCCGAAGGCATTACCCGATTTTTTCGTGAATGTCGAATATTCATTGGTTAAAATAATGGCCGCCGATGTCGCCTGGGTCGAGGGATTAAAGGATTATGTAAAAATCTACCTCTCTTCGGCACCGAAGCCTGTTATTACCCGCATGACTTTCAAAGCATTGGAGGAAAAGCTGCCGGAGCCGGGATTCGTCCGTACCCACAAATCATACCTGGTGGCCGCTCAAAAAATTACGGCCGTGAAGCGTGACTTTGTCATGATCGGCACTACCGAAATTCCCGTCAGCGAGCATTATAAAGACAATCTTCGCAAAATCCTAAATATCTCCGGCGAATAG
- a CDS encoding phage tail protein produces MHFRTSGGRIPIHQGTGGGGNYILAETGGVEEVTLTVQQIPSHSHGFVASNNLADVPSPANAILGVSTTTNVFFSDPPSALMATNSVSGNGGSQPHTNFQPYLCINFIISLFGIYPSQT; encoded by the coding sequence TTGCACTTCCGGACCTCCGGGGGGCGTATTCCCATTCACCAGGGAACAGGCGGGGGCGGCAATTATATACTGGCAGAAACCGGCGGTGTAGAGGAAGTAACCCTGACGGTCCAGCAAATTCCCAGCCACTCGCACGGTTTCGTGGCGTCCAACAACCTTGCCGACGTCCCGAGTCCGGCCAATGCGATACTGGGCGTTTCCACTACCACCAACGTCTTTTTCTCCGATCCGCCGTCGGCGCTGATGGCCACCAATAGCGTATCCGGAAACGGCGGAAGCCAGCCTCACACCAATTTTCAGCCTTATCTCTGTATCAATTTCATCATTTCGCTATTCGGGATCTACCCGTCTCAGACCTAG
- a CDS encoding Ig-like domain-containing protein produces the protein MVITNSGPDPANGTTFTETIDVNTTLVAGSVKASPIAQNDSYSTIGNVTIDIPAGQGLLANDVSPAGTALSVSSASNFTTANGGAVTIAAATGAFTYQPAAGYIGTDTFTYDIQNGSGMTSTATVSITIGNGANNAIWFINTSAPGGGNGTLASPFNTMTAFQNINDGGVNRPKDGHVIFLYSGNYNGNITLRNNQKLFGQGAAESLLALTGFPAPSGTNLLPATGGARPVLTSSSGDVLNATGTATIRGINIGNSAGAKIAGTGAGTLTTSHISLTGTGTALNLSGKVLAASFDEVSSSIGSGVSPVKITSGSGNLTISSGTLTASGLPALDVAGTGGGIALAVTLNAVNANGGNKGMILSNTTGTFQVTGAGTTPGSGGTIQNIAQRGIELLNATNITLKNINLSNANTVDGITPTNQDNSNANAAVHAFNVNGLTMDRIAISGTVAQEGINLRNSSNFNFTNGSIGSSGQTSEEGCIYAINTGGTNSIVNSTFTDPGGRAAYFSNTNTNMALLTVDNSTFQDASNSGLQFFGYGTSDMKLKVQNNSKFLRNSTVGVYVGANENAQMQADIKNSSVDVGNGVGRVFDMAAAGSSTLKFNILSNTGNFFGGIGLNMFAYQNGYLEGNVTGNTLINKTGSSGVSAIVHSAEGVGARGTFLIQNNTLTSVDSPGIAVTTTSTSGAQSNMNVKNNNITVTDSGSGDIYFGMDMVTTGAIGNNSKLCTNVTSNTVSKPAAITAYRTRSGTSTTTILVQGTGGTIVDVWNNGGNTPAGSAVQSGSANPYLFGQTCAVPNVGTLREGIIEEPSLENIAAMEAPVQEAPKAATTIPSSGPEKEAVSETAAATAPNPARTEAAQAGETVTVNGTGSGFTLPAGKNTTIKFRVTINNNIPASVCQLSTQGTVSGSNFASVLTDDPNTPGTNNPTITPVVSTPVITFCPGNQTFSPDAGTCTSTQTFAATADACPAATITYTVDGNPITFPYAFPAGTTTVLVTASNGIGTAPTCSFTVTVTPTPAPPITDEPDAQTICAGASASFTVATSQSGATYQWQKKPSGGSFADITTAENPTADDPTLTLTNVPATDNLAEYRCIVSNPCNDSTSASAVLTVNQITGSTLTGSATVDQGAPAPLVTFGATGGTLPYIFTYKVNNGSNQTVSTTGVNTTATVSQSTAAIGTFTYELVTVTDAQGCTLTPSPSQTATITVSNNLSATISGSTDACENETEPVITFTAVNGVAPFTFTYQINGGPDQQVTTTGSNTSATVNVPTAATGSFVYTLTQVSGAGGASTPVSGQTATVTVNAKPTIALTGAEYQCDYSTDPQTYTVFFTATPGAVITTDKGTVNGNTVVGVPSKQTATIVATLNNCTDTLTAYKDCSLPVTLIDFSGEKVENTVSLKWRTAEEMNSDHFEVQRSADGKKWRTIGTEKSHGESYTVVNYTFVDKNPGQGDNFYRLKMVDTDKTFAYSKIINVRYGEDALKSEFYPNPVSDVLNLKSTDWNQVKSVEMHSMTGLSVYKSGNTASKSIDVKNLPVGMYILTITHKNGGVVNRKVLINR, from the coding sequence GTGGTAATTACCAACAGCGGCCCTGATCCGGCCAACGGCACCACTTTTACCGAAACCATCGACGTCAATACGACACTGGTGGCAGGTTCCGTCAAAGCCAGCCCGATCGCCCAAAACGACAGTTATTCCACGATTGGCAACGTCACGATCGACATTCCCGCCGGCCAGGGGTTACTGGCCAACGACGTCAGTCCGGCCGGCACGGCGCTTAGCGTGAGCAGCGCTTCCAATTTCACAACCGCCAACGGCGGAGCGGTAACCATCGCAGCTGCGACGGGCGCATTTACATACCAGCCGGCGGCCGGCTATATCGGAACCGACACGTTTACTTACGATATCCAGAACGGCTCCGGCATGACTTCTACCGCTACCGTTTCGATCACCATCGGAAACGGTGCCAACAATGCGATATGGTTCATCAATACCAGCGCACCCGGTGGCGGAAACGGTACACTTGCCAGCCCGTTCAACACGATGACCGCATTCCAGAATATTAACGATGGAGGAGTCAACCGGCCCAAGGACGGACATGTCATTTTCTTGTACAGCGGGAACTACAACGGCAACATTACCTTGCGCAATAATCAGAAACTTTTCGGGCAAGGCGCTGCGGAATCGCTGCTTGCGCTCACCGGCTTTCCCGCGCCGAGCGGCACCAACCTGCTGCCTGCGACGGGCGGCGCAAGACCGGTCCTTACCAGTAGCTCGGGCGATGTCCTCAATGCAACGGGTACCGCCACCATTCGCGGAATCAACATCGGAAACAGCGCCGGTGCGAAAATCGCGGGGACAGGCGCCGGAACATTGACGACGAGCCATATCAGCCTGACGGGCACCGGAACGGCACTCAATCTCTCCGGCAAAGTCCTGGCCGCTTCGTTCGACGAGGTGTCTTCCAGTATTGGCTCCGGTGTCAGTCCGGTCAAAATTACGTCCGGCAGCGGAAACCTGACTATTTCCTCGGGTACGCTCACCGCCTCGGGCCTACCTGCGCTGGATGTCGCCGGCACTGGGGGCGGAATCGCCCTGGCGGTTACGTTGAATGCCGTAAACGCCAACGGCGGCAACAAGGGAATGATCCTGTCGAACACGACCGGAACATTTCAGGTAACAGGAGCTGGAACGACGCCTGGTTCCGGTGGAACCATCCAGAATATCGCGCAACGTGGTATCGAATTGCTCAATGCAACGAATATCACGCTCAAAAATATTAACCTGTCGAACGCCAACACTGTCGACGGGATCACGCCCACCAACCAGGACAACTCCAATGCCAATGCTGCCGTACATGCTTTCAATGTAAACGGCCTGACCATGGACCGCATAGCAATCAGCGGAACAGTGGCGCAAGAGGGAATCAACCTGAGAAACAGCAGCAATTTCAATTTCACCAACGGGTCAATCGGCTCGTCGGGGCAAACGAGCGAGGAGGGTTGTATCTACGCGATCAACACGGGCGGTACCAACTCCATCGTAAACTCCACCTTCACCGATCCGGGCGGCCGGGCGGCATATTTCAGCAATACCAACACCAATATGGCACTGCTGACGGTCGACAACTCTACATTTCAGGATGCAAGCAACTCAGGGCTTCAATTTTTCGGGTACGGCACTTCGGATATGAAACTTAAGGTACAGAACAATTCCAAGTTCTTGAGAAACTCCACCGTGGGTGTGTATGTGGGCGCTAACGAAAATGCGCAAATGCAGGCGGATATCAAAAATTCCAGCGTCGATGTCGGCAATGGCGTCGGGCGGGTTTTTGACATGGCAGCCGCTGGGTCGTCCACCCTGAAGTTTAACATCCTGAGCAATACCGGTAATTTTTTCGGAGGTATCGGCCTCAACATGTTCGCCTATCAGAACGGATACCTCGAGGGCAATGTAACCGGCAACACGCTGATTAACAAAACCGGCTCTTCGGGCGTTTCGGCAATCGTGCACTCCGCCGAGGGTGTCGGTGCGAGGGGTACTTTCCTGATCCAGAACAATACGCTCACCAGCGTGGACTCTCCCGGTATTGCGGTGACGACGACCTCCACTTCCGGCGCACAGAGCAATATGAATGTCAAAAACAACAATATTACGGTGACGGACTCCGGTTCGGGAGATATTTACTTCGGTATGGATATGGTGACAACCGGCGCAATAGGCAACAATTCCAAACTCTGTACCAATGTCACCAGCAACACTGTTAGCAAGCCTGCCGCCATTACTGCCTACCGCACCCGATCGGGTACTTCCACCACGACGATACTGGTGCAGGGAACCGGCGGCACTATTGTGGATGTGTGGAACAACGGCGGAAATACCCCTGCCGGCAGTGCCGTTCAGAGCGGCTCGGCCAATCCTTATCTGTTCGGACAGACTTGCGCGGTTCCCAATGTCGGCACCTTGCGCGAAGGCATTATAGAAGAACCTTCGCTGGAAAACATCGCTGCCATGGAAGCGCCCGTACAGGAAGCGCCCAAAGCAGCGACGACGATTCCGTCGTCCGGACCGGAAAAGGAAGCAGTTTCCGAAACCGCGGCGGCAACAGCACCAAACCCAGCCAGAACAGAAGCCGCGCAAGCCGGAGAGACTGTGACCGTCAACGGAACCGGCAGCGGTTTCACCTTGCCCGCCGGCAAGAATACGACCATCAAATTCCGGGTTACGATCAATAACAATATCCCGGCGTCTGTTTGCCAGCTCTCCACCCAGGGTACCGTCAGCGGCAGCAACTTCGCCAGTGTGCTGACCGACGATCCGAACACCCCGGGCACGAACAACCCGACCATTACCCCGGTTGTCTCCACGCCGGTGATCACTTTCTGCCCGGGTAACCAGACTTTCTCACCCGACGCGGGTACCTGTACGTCCACACAGACGTTCGCAGCAACCGCCGACGCATGTCCGGCCGCGACCATTACCTATACCGTCGACGGAAATCCGATTACGTTCCCGTACGCATTTCCCGCGGGCACGACAACGGTGCTCGTAACGGCTTCCAACGGGATCGGCACGGCGCCAACGTGTTCGTTCACTGTAACCGTAACCCCTACCCCGGCGCCGCCTATCACGGACGAGCCCGACGCGCAAACCATCTGCGCAGGTGCAAGCGCTTCGTTTACCGTCGCCACCTCGCAATCGGGCGCGACTTATCAATGGCAGAAAAAACCATCAGGCGGCTCATTTGCGGACATCACTACCGCTGAAAACCCCACCGCCGACGATCCGACACTGACGCTGACCAATGTCCCCGCCACCGACAACCTCGCCGAATACCGTTGTATCGTTTCAAATCCTTGTAACGATAGTACTTCGGCATCCGCCGTGCTCACAGTGAACCAGATTACCGGTTCCACCTTGACCGGAAGCGCGACGGTCGATCAGGGCGCACCGGCTCCCTTGGTTACTTTCGGCGCTACCGGCGGTACTTTGCCTTACATATTTACTTACAAGGTCAACAACGGATCGAACCAGACCGTGAGCACAACCGGGGTCAACACCACGGCTACCGTGAGCCAATCGACGGCTGCCATCGGCACGTTCACGTATGAGCTGGTGACGGTAACGGACGCGCAGGGCTGTACACTTACGCCGTCTCCGTCCCAGACCGCCACGATAACCGTCAGCAACAACCTCTCGGCGACCATCTCCGGCAGCACCGACGCCTGCGAAAACGAAACCGAGCCGGTGATTACCTTTACGGCCGTGAATGGCGTAGCCCCGTTCACATTCACGTACCAGATCAATGGCGGCCCCGACCAGCAGGTCACCACGACCGGCTCCAACACCTCGGCAACCGTGAATGTGCCGACAGCCGCCACGGGATCATTCGTTTACACACTCACTCAGGTGAGCGGAGCAGGCGGCGCTTCGACGCCGGTTTCCGGACAGACGGCGACCGTTACTGTCAATGCAAAACCGACAATCGCATTGACCGGTGCCGAGTACCAGTGCGATTATTCGACCGATCCGCAAACTTATACCGTTTTCTTTACAGCTACTCCGGGGGCCGTGATTACCACCGACAAGGGAACTGTCAATGGGAACACCGTTGTGGGCGTACCGAGCAAGCAAACTGCGACCATTGTGGCGACGCTTAACAATTGCACGGACACGCTCACCGCTTACAAAGACTGCTCGCTCCCGGTAACATTAATTGATTTTTCAGGTGAAAAAGTGGAGAACACAGTTTCCCTGAAATGGCGCACCGCCGAGGAAATGAACAGCGACCATTTCGAAGTCCAGCGCAGCGCCGACGGCAAAAAATGGAGAACGATCGGCACCGAAAAGTCGCATGGCGAAAGCTATACCGTGGTGAACTACACATTTGTGGACAAGAATCCGGGCCAGGGCGACAACTTCTACCGCCTGAAAATGGTCGACACGGACAAAACCTTCGCATACAGCAAGATCATCAATGTCCGCTACGGCGAAGACGCCCTGAAATCTGAATTTTACCCCAACCCGGTTTCAGACGTTCTGAACCTGAAAAGCACGGATTGGAACCAGGTTAAATCGGTGGAAATGCATAGCATGACAGGGCTTTCGGTTTACAAATCGGGTAACACCGCGTCCAAGAGCATCGATGTAAAAAATCTGCCGGTGGGCATGTACATCCTCACGATCACGCATAAAAACGGCGGGGTGGTCAACCGTAAAGTGCTTATCAACCGATAA
- a CDS encoding GNAT family N-acetyltransferase, protein MKFTLTNTTLTLRPVTSRDLPALLEIYSSTREKELERVPHWTDLMKKEFVSSQFNAQHEYYQKNYAGADFWVIESGKKTIGRLYLHENFQGKGIRIIDISILPEYRNQGLGQGIFKDLMNKAAELRRPLSIHVETFNPAKNLYTRLGFKTISETNGVYHLMEWKHTI, encoded by the coding sequence ATGAAATTCACGCTTACCAATACCACTCTTACGCTCAGGCCTGTTACCTCCCGAGACCTCCCCGCCCTTTTGGAAATTTATTCCAGCACACGGGAAAAGGAACTGGAACGGGTACCTCACTGGACGGATTTAATGAAAAAGGAATTCGTTTCAAGCCAGTTCAATGCGCAGCATGAATACTATCAGAAAAACTACGCCGGCGCCGATTTCTGGGTAATCGAGTCCGGGAAGAAAACCATCGGGAGGCTTTACCTCCACGAAAATTTCCAGGGCAAGGGTATCCGGATTATCGACATCAGTATCCTGCCGGAATACCGGAACCAGGGACTAGGCCAGGGTATTTTCAAAGACCTCATGAACAAGGCCGCCGAACTTCGGCGGCCACTCAGCATTCATGTGGAAACTTTCAATCCCGCCAAAAATCTGTATACCCGCCTTGGATTTAAAACAATCAGTGAAACCAATGGAGTTTATCATTTAATGGAATGGAAGCATACGATTTAA
- a CDS encoding tail fiber protein yields MAEPFLAEIRMVSFNFPPKGWAFTNGQLLPIGQNQALFSLLGTTFGGDGRSNFALPDFRGRTPIHVGNGHTLGQRAGEAAHTLNIQELPLHTHFVSAIDNTSVTNSNNPTSNYFSNTQPNFLYTSSNSNLVTLNPATVANVGGSQPHINMQPFLTLSFCIALQGIFPSAN; encoded by the coding sequence ATGGCAGAACCATTTCTAGCAGAAATCCGAATGGTCAGTTTCAACTTCCCTCCCAAGGGCTGGGCATTCACCAATGGACAGCTTTTACCCATTGGTCAAAACCAGGCATTGTTTTCTCTGCTTGGCACAACCTTCGGCGGCGATGGCAGATCCAATTTTGCATTGCCCGATTTCAGGGGAAGAACGCCCATTCATGTAGGCAACGGCCACACCCTGGGGCAACGTGCCGGCGAAGCGGCGCACACCCTTAATATTCAGGAGTTACCGTTGCACACTCACTTCGTTTCAGCCATAGATAATACATCGGTTACGAACAGCAATAACCCGACGAGCAACTACTTTTCCAACACGCAGCCTAACTTCCTCTACACGAGCAGCAACAGCAATCTGGTGACGCTCAATCCGGCGACAGTGGCGAATGTCGGAGGAAGCCAGCCCCACATAAACATGCAGCCGTTCCTTACCCTCAGCTTCTGCATTGCATTGCAAGGGATTTTTCCAAGCGCGAACTAG